In one window of Halomarina pelagica DNA:
- a CDS encoding glutamate--cysteine ligase has product MELGSADAFDRTGTLGIEEEFFVVDERGRPTSGTDELVYGTEPPAILEGRLDHELFKFVIETQTPTIESLADARDALVEVREALVEHAAAHGYRIAAAGLHPAAKWRELEHAEKPRYRAQLDRIQYPQHRNTTAGLHVHVGVDDADKATWIANEIRWHLPVLLALSANSPFWDGYDTGLASARAKIFEGLPNTGMPTAFGSFEEFLRLERLMIETNSIRDRGELWYDVRPHSAHGTVEVRTPDGQADPERVFAFVEYVHALVTDLGERYEDSRDPWAEARHRGDGTRHRRETLDENKWRAMRWGHEASFIDRACESTCDLGEVVDRECERLGTSGIRDVYAGESGADRQRRLREEGGLDALCESLLL; this is encoded by the coding sequence ATGGAACTGGGGTCCGCCGACGCGTTCGACCGGACGGGGACGCTCGGCATCGAAGAGGAGTTCTTCGTCGTCGACGAGCGGGGTCGCCCCACCTCCGGGACGGACGAACTCGTCTACGGGACGGAGCCGCCCGCGATACTGGAGGGGCGACTCGACCACGAGCTGTTCAAGTTCGTGATCGAGACGCAGACGCCGACGATCGAGTCGCTCGCCGACGCCCGGGACGCGCTCGTCGAGGTCCGCGAGGCGCTGGTCGAGCACGCGGCGGCCCACGGCTATCGCATCGCGGCCGCCGGGTTGCACCCCGCCGCGAAGTGGCGCGAACTCGAACACGCCGAGAAGCCGCGCTACCGCGCCCAGCTCGACCGCATCCAGTACCCGCAGCACCGAAACACGACCGCGGGCCTGCACGTCCACGTCGGCGTCGACGACGCGGACAAGGCGACCTGGATCGCCAACGAGATCCGCTGGCACCTCCCGGTTCTGCTCGCGCTGTCGGCGAACTCGCCGTTCTGGGACGGCTACGACACCGGCCTCGCCTCGGCCCGGGCGAAGATCTTCGAGGGGCTGCCGAACACGGGCATGCCCACCGCCTTCGGGTCCTTCGAGGAGTTCCTCCGGCTCGAACGGCTGATGATCGAGACGAACTCCATCCGGGACCGCGGGGAACTCTGGTACGACGTTCGCCCGCACTCCGCCCACGGCACCGTCGAGGTGCGGACGCCCGACGGTCAGGCCGACCCCGAACGCGTGTTCGCGTTCGTCGAGTACGTCCACGCGCTCGTGACCGACCTCGGAGAGCGGTACGAGGACAGTCGCGACCCGTGGGCGGAGGCGCGCCACCGCGGCGACGGGACGCGCCACCGACGTGAGACGCTCGACGAGAACAAGTGGCGGGCGATGCGCTGGGGCCACGAGGCCTCGTTCATCGACCGCGCGTGCGAGTCGACGTGCGACCTCGGCGAGGTCGTCGACCGCGAGTGCGAGCGACTCGGGACCTCGGGGATCCGGGACGTGTATGCGGGAGAGAGCGGTGCCGATCGACAGCGCCGCCTGCGGGAGGAGGGCGGCCTCGACGCGCTCTGCGAGTCGCTGCTCCTCTAG
- a CDS encoding winged helix-turn-helix domain-containing protein — MATDNENDDTPGIHGGSVRGRIEGGAEGAVEQLDDGLVELLTWVLDTETRARIYIYLRQHPDSTSDEIAEGTGLYPSTVREALAELTDDGTVTRRKRKSAGAGNNPYEYVAISPSDLVADVVGDVQDELNTVFNLDDVLADRTSDAQPVQISVERPAEGAADDD; from the coding sequence ATGGCGACAGATAACGAGAACGACGATACACCGGGGATTCACGGGGGAAGCGTCCGCGGACGGATCGAGGGGGGTGCGGAGGGAGCGGTGGAACAACTCGACGACGGACTCGTCGAACTGCTCACCTGGGTCCTCGACACCGAGACGCGGGCGCGCATCTACATCTACCTCCGCCAGCATCCCGACTCGACGAGCGATGAGATCGCCGAGGGGACCGGCCTGTACCCCAGCACGGTCCGGGAAGCCCTCGCCGAACTGACCGACGACGGCACCGTGACGCGGCGAAAGCGGAAGTCCGCCGGGGCGGGAAACAACCCCTACGAGTACGTCGCTATCTCGCCGAGCGACCTCGTGGCCGACGTCGTTGGGGACGTACAGGACGAACTGAACACGGTGTTCAACCTGGACGACGTGCTCGCCGATCGGACGAGCGACGCCCAGCCGGTGCAGATCTCCGTCGAACGCCCCGCCGAAGGAGCCGCTGACGACGATTGA
- a CDS encoding phosphopantetheine adenylyltransferase, producing MNVALGGTFDPVHDGHRALFERAFELGDVTVGLTSDDLAPKTRNEERYVRPYEERRRDLERELAPYADRYDREYEIRTLEEPTGIATEEPDFDYLIVSPETTEGGRLVNEIREEKGYDPLEIVVVEHVPAEDGERISSTRIVRGEIDEHGDLTPDASGRPPAREQR from the coding sequence ATGAATGTCGCGCTCGGGGGGACGTTCGATCCGGTGCACGACGGCCATCGAGCGCTGTTCGAGCGGGCGTTCGAACTCGGCGACGTCACCGTCGGTCTGACCAGCGACGACCTCGCGCCGAAGACGCGAAACGAGGAGCGGTACGTCCGCCCGTACGAGGAGCGACGGCGCGACCTCGAACGCGAACTCGCACCGTACGCCGACCGCTACGACCGCGAGTACGAGATCCGAACGCTCGAGGAACCGACGGGGATCGCGACGGAGGAACCCGACTTCGACTACCTCATCGTCTCGCCGGAGACGACCGAGGGCGGCCGACTCGTCAACGAGATCCGCGAGGAGAAGGGGTACGATCCGCTCGAGATCGTCGTCGTCGAACACGTCCCCGCGGAGGACGGCGAGCGTATCTCCTCGACGCGCATCGTCCGCGGCGAGATCGACGAACACGGCGACCTCACGCCCGACGCCTCGGGACGGCCTCCCGCGCGGGAGCAGCGCTGA
- a CDS encoding transcription initiation factor IIB family protein, producing the protein MFRARDQVENEQWLAALDRIGDRLDLGGPARSRAADLFLSTLPESERSKQATLAASVYVGALIEGDRRSQGDVADAAEVSRLTIQKRWKELIEEAGLRRPNW; encoded by the coding sequence ATGTTCCGCGCGCGCGACCAGGTCGAGAACGAGCAGTGGTTGGCGGCCCTCGACCGGATCGGGGACCGCCTCGACCTCGGTGGCCCGGCCCGTTCGCGCGCGGCCGACCTCTTCCTCTCGACGCTGCCCGAGTCCGAGCGCTCGAAGCAGGCCACGCTCGCGGCGAGCGTCTACGTCGGCGCGCTCATCGAGGGCGATCGACGCTCCCAGGGCGACGTCGCCGACGCGGCCGAGGTCTCGCGGCTCACGATCCAGAAGCGGTGGAAGGAGTTGATCGAGGAGGCGGGGCTGCGCCGGCCGAACTGGTGA
- a CDS encoding Eco57I restriction-modification methylase domain-containing protein: MSQATLSDRPYVNSNLFSGHYLDERVSERDEWDCDTEAEEALEKLQSLYDLEGSLVEGYKEDPLIDNWIDEVLDILGFGTQVETTLPGGGGFVDVLLFEDDVTRRDTAEVYLKTESTTDLFEGGISIVEAKRWDADFTQRFSEQRPYRNASHQIKHYLERTSENIQWGVLTNGRKWRLYGTKDYETQTYYEVDLPELLEQGGLDAFKYFYVFFRPAAFRDSAGTTFLDTVWAESETAAQELGEDLQDNVFTALRVLGRGFVETNDFDIDPDDEDTLNELKDQSLVLLYRLMFLLYAEARGLIHPEGQKAKDEYEQNFSLDTLRQQIHDAIGEVDEGFEDEFSEYSTGMWSRLQDLFRLIDEGEESLGIPPYNGGLFNPEEHAFLSEHEVSNRYLAEVIYRLSTTPNDEGRFVLADYADLDTRHLGSVYEGLLEHQFRIAPEQYAAVAEDGGQVWKPATEVSVAEAVETVPEGGLYVVNDEGERKATGAYYTPDYVVTYIVEETVGPLIEEIREDLIDQGFEPGTQEYIGPFFRRVTDLRILDPAMGSGHFLTKTTGYLSEQVMAEVREAETEFGVAFDEQHIRREIAKECIYGVDLNGMAVELAKLSMWLETLAADRPLAFLDHHLMHGNSLVGSDVVDILGDDDEKAGQTELFDYMDQARQQALKHVMELMQDLISIDNETLDDIKEMERVYGEIRDDPQYQHLLHMINVHTAEQFGLDVPSGAYETIAKALKNDDWETVEDEDWYRSAQAIADEEAFFHWELEFPSVFYDKNGERRNDEGFDAVIGNPPWVDIKGLENPDVLFDLFETSFNRVNIYSAFCERATNLIRVNGKFGYITPNSYMTQSSYRPLRMHFIDNYEIERLVRLPDRVFSNVTMETAIIVSTKMENQEIQDDSLTAIIYDRESTVSQIPDSHAEVKDVNPSYWNRDGLIFDIFTSNEDRKVLNMLEESQFRIGDLFETSLGLTPYDKHQGHTKEQIENRVFHADEKETGNHHKLTSGSGIGRYRLSWEGGEWIEYGDWLGSEREKRFFTEPRCIVRQIVSTGGKYGINATFADETMFHTQVGFVLLPKDGDKQKAKNIVGLLNSRLLTFYHRKRYLDENKDTFQKILIQDAKEFPVPEGFTTDELTSKVEKIEELIEERERLNLNLLDYLGNFDSGERLPDNGFYQPVAESDSILHETAEDNDDHLRIRIGDVRVVREDDDTVLVEATARYRPDEDEDFVETEWKPTFRLTSLSETEADLVEAFVPVASEEGGGFAGFRKKATKTNSLIDRLKALTLPDPDDVADDLAHYLHAVERAEKLDEKIEKTDKLIDEIVYELYGLTDDEIEVVEEALADN; encoded by the coding sequence ATGAGCCAGGCAACTCTCTCTGACCGGCCTTACGTCAATTCGAATCTCTTCTCGGGTCACTATTTGGACGAGCGGGTATCGGAGCGAGACGAGTGGGACTGCGATACCGAAGCCGAGGAAGCGCTGGAAAAACTCCAGTCGCTCTACGACCTTGAAGGGAGTCTGGTCGAGGGATACAAGGAAGACCCGCTTATCGACAACTGGATTGACGAAGTACTGGATATCCTCGGGTTCGGCACGCAAGTCGAGACAACGCTTCCCGGTGGTGGTGGGTTCGTTGACGTGCTACTCTTCGAGGACGATGTCACTCGACGCGATACCGCTGAAGTCTATCTGAAGACCGAAAGCACAACGGACCTATTCGAGGGCGGTATCAGCATCGTCGAGGCGAAGCGGTGGGACGCCGACTTCACGCAACGATTCAGTGAACAGCGACCGTACCGGAACGCTTCGCATCAAATTAAGCACTATCTGGAGCGCACGTCTGAGAACATCCAATGGGGCGTCCTGACGAACGGACGTAAGTGGCGTCTGTACGGGACCAAGGATTACGAGACGCAGACCTACTACGAAGTTGACCTGCCGGAACTCCTCGAACAAGGTGGTCTTGATGCGTTCAAGTACTTCTACGTCTTCTTCCGACCGGCTGCCTTCCGCGACTCCGCTGGCACGACATTCCTCGATACGGTATGGGCCGAAAGTGAGACGGCAGCGCAGGAACTTGGTGAAGACCTCCAAGACAACGTCTTCACGGCGTTGCGAGTTCTCGGACGAGGATTCGTCGAGACGAACGACTTCGATATTGACCCTGACGACGAGGACACCCTCAACGAACTCAAAGATCAGTCGTTGGTGTTGCTGTACCGGTTGATGTTCTTGCTCTACGCCGAAGCACGAGGACTAATCCACCCCGAAGGTCAGAAGGCGAAAGACGAATACGAGCAGAATTTCAGTCTCGATACCCTCCGACAGCAGATTCACGACGCAATCGGAGAAGTCGACGAGGGCTTTGAAGACGAGTTCAGTGAGTACTCGACGGGGATGTGGAGCCGGCTTCAAGACCTATTCCGACTCATTGACGAGGGGGAAGAGTCGTTGGGTATTCCGCCGTACAATGGTGGCCTATTCAACCCGGAAGAACACGCCTTTCTGTCCGAACATGAGGTGAGCAACCGCTATCTCGCGGAGGTCATCTACCGACTCTCAACGACGCCGAACGACGAGGGGCGCTTTGTTCTCGCCGACTACGCCGACCTCGATACCCGCCACCTCGGCAGCGTTTACGAAGGCCTCCTCGAACACCAGTTCCGAATCGCGCCCGAGCAGTATGCGGCGGTCGCAGAGGACGGTGGTCAAGTCTGGAAGCCAGCCACTGAGGTCAGTGTTGCCGAGGCCGTCGAGACGGTTCCTGAGGGCGGCCTGTACGTCGTAAACGACGAGGGCGAGCGTAAGGCTACGGGTGCCTACTACACACCGGATTACGTAGTGACGTATATCGTCGAGGAGACGGTCGGGCCGCTGATTGAGGAGATACGCGAGGATCTCATTGACCAAGGCTTTGAGCCGGGCACGCAGGAATATATCGGTCCGTTCTTCCGACGCGTGACTGACCTACGAATTCTTGACCCCGCGATGGGAAGTGGTCACTTCCTGACGAAGACAACAGGCTACCTCTCCGAGCAGGTAATGGCGGAGGTCCGCGAGGCCGAAACCGAGTTCGGGGTGGCGTTCGACGAACAGCATATCCGGCGTGAAATTGCCAAGGAATGCATCTATGGCGTCGATTTGAACGGAATGGCCGTTGAACTGGCGAAGCTATCGATGTGGTTGGAGACGCTGGCCGCTGACCGTCCACTGGCGTTCCTTGACCATCACCTGATGCATGGTAACTCGCTCGTAGGGAGTGATGTCGTAGACATCCTCGGCGATGACGACGAGAAAGCGGGCCAGACAGAGCTTTTTGATTACATGGATCAGGCCCGTCAGCAGGCCCTCAAACACGTGATGGAGCTGATGCAGGACTTGATTTCCATTGACAACGAGACTCTTGACGACATTAAGGAGATGGAGCGGGTCTACGGGGAGATCCGCGATGACCCGCAGTACCAACACCTCCTCCATATGATAAATGTCCATACTGCAGAACAGTTTGGACTTGATGTCCCTAGCGGAGCTTACGAAACGATAGCAAAAGCACTTAAGAACGACGATTGGGAAACTGTTGAGGACGAGGATTGGTATCGCTCGGCGCAGGCGATAGCCGACGAAGAAGCTTTCTTCCATTGGGAACTGGAGTTCCCGAGCGTGTTCTACGATAAAAACGGCGAGCGACGGAACGACGAAGGGTTCGACGCCGTGATCGGGAATCCGCCGTGGGTTGATATTAAGGGGCTTGAAAATCCCGACGTACTCTTTGACCTGTTCGAAACCAGTTTTAACAGAGTAAATATCTACTCAGCTTTCTGTGAGCGAGCTACAAATTTGATTCGAGTAAATGGGAAATTCGGGTATATAACTCCCAATTCCTACATGACACAGAGTTCGTATCGACCACTACGCATGCATTTTATTGACAATTACGAGATTGAACGGCTTGTCCGTCTTCCAGATAGAGTATTTAGTAACGTTACGATGGAAACCGCCATTATTGTGTCCACGAAGATGGAAAACCAAGAGATTCAGGACGACAGTTTGACTGCGATCATATACGATCGAGAGTCAACGGTTAGTCAGATTCCGGACTCTCATGCTGAAGTAAAAGATGTCAATCCGTCCTACTGGAACAGGGACGGTTTAATTTTCGATATATTTACTTCGAATGAAGATCGAAAAGTTCTAAATATGTTGGAGGAGTCACAATTCCGGATCGGAGATTTATTCGAAACCTCTCTCGGACTCACTCCGTACGATAAGCATCAAGGACACACCAAAGAGCAGATTGAAAATCGTGTCTTTCACGCAGATGAGAAAGAGACAGGGAATCACCACAAACTCACAAGCGGGTCTGGAATCGGACGATATCGACTATCGTGGGAAGGCGGCGAGTGGATTGAATACGGCGATTGGCTCGGTTCTGAGCGTGAAAAGAGGTTCTTCACCGAACCGAGATGTATTGTCCGGCAGATCGTTTCAACAGGTGGAAAATATGGCATTAATGCAACTTTCGCCGATGAGACGATGTTTCATACGCAGGTTGGATTCGTTCTCCTTCCGAAGGACGGAGACAAACAGAAAGCAAAGAATATCGTCGGACTGCTGAATTCCCGTCTTCTAACGTTCTACCATCGGAAACGATACTTGGACGAGAACAAGGATACCTTCCAAAAGATACTCATCCAAGACGCGAAAGAGTTCCCCGTCCCAGAAGGATTCACTACAGACGAATTAACGAGTAAAGTAGAAAAAATAGAAGAGCTAATTGAGGAGCGAGAAAGACTCAACCTCAACCTCCTCGATTACCTCGGCAACTTTGACAGCGGTGAGCGACTACCAGATAATGGATTCTATCAGCCCGTGGCCGAGTCGGATTCCATCCTCCACGAAACCGCGGAAGACAACGATGACCACCTGCGCATCCGCATCGGGGACGTGCGTGTGGTCCGCGAGGACGATGACACCGTGCTGGTGGAGGCGACGGCACGATACCGCCCCGACGAGGACGAGGACTTCGTCGAAACGGAGTGGAAACCGACGTTCCGGCTGACCAGTCTCTCTGAGACTGAGGCTGACCTCGTTGAGGCGTTTGTGCCCGTGGCGTCTGAGGAGGGCGGCGGATTTGCGGGCTTCCGAAAAAAGGCGACCAAGACGAACTCGCTCATTGACCGGTTGAAGGCTCTCACACTCCCGGACCCCGATGACGTTGCCGACGACCTCGCTCACTACCTGCACGCCGTCGAACGCGCCGAGAAACTCGACGAGAAAATCGAGAAAACGGACAAGCTGATTGACGAAATCGTGTACGAACTCTACGGATTGACTGACGATGAGATCGAGGTCGTGGAGGAAGCGCTGGCCGACAACTGA
- a CDS encoding cyclic nucleotide-binding/CBS domain-containing protein: MSVLTETRVEAVMTAPVETIPSDATIREAAEVMRDHDISALLVPGVDAGIFTSTDLRDAIADGRDPDQCRVADVMTTPVESVTAELRLGEVVAMLTTYGFNHLPVRDSDGDYVGIVSSTDIKERLAASVDE; encoded by the coding sequence ATGAGTGTTCTTACCGAAACGCGCGTGGAAGCGGTGATGACTGCGCCGGTGGAGACGATCCCCTCGGACGCGACTATCAGGGAAGCGGCGGAAGTGATGCGCGATCACGACATCAGCGCGCTCCTCGTCCCGGGGGTCGACGCGGGGATCTTCACGAGCACCGACCTGCGGGACGCGATCGCCGACGGACGCGACCCCGACCAGTGCCGCGTCGCCGACGTGATGACGACCCCGGTCGAGTCGGTCACCGCGGAGTTGCGGTTGGGTGAGGTCGTCGCGATGCTGACCACGTACGGCTTCAACCACCTCCCGGTCCGCGACAGCGATGGGGACTACGTGGGGATCGTCTCCTCGACCGACATCAAGGAGCGCCTCGCCGCGTCCGTAGACGAGTAA
- the dacZ gene encoding diadenylate cyclase DacZ: MSALGDLLDDIVEDVDVVFLFSPSASTHERFAEYEETPLVVVALENTVDAEAFVELPLEFNELTERIRFGLEGGLDKGYVTEGDHVACATKLFDDSIDTVTRVRAGEFTYSGVYDLFVSSRAEPSVIRDVLEVAIELGKKGQKGKQVGALFVVGDAGKVMNKSRSLSYNPFEKSHVHVGDPIVNVMLKEFSRLDGAFIISDSGKIVSAYRYLEPSAEGVDIPKGLGARHMAAGAITRDTNAIAIALSESDGLVRAFSGGELILELDPEEY, encoded by the coding sequence ATGTCCGCGCTGGGTGACCTGCTGGACGACATCGTTGAGGATGTCGACGTCGTATTTCTGTTCTCACCGAGCGCCTCTACGCACGAGCGCTTCGCCGAGTACGAGGAGACGCCGCTCGTCGTCGTCGCGCTCGAGAACACCGTCGACGCGGAGGCGTTCGTCGAACTCCCCCTCGAGTTCAACGAGTTGACCGAGCGGATTCGGTTCGGTCTCGAAGGGGGACTGGACAAGGGATACGTCACTGAGGGGGATCACGTCGCCTGCGCGACGAAGCTCTTCGACGACAGCATCGACACCGTGACGCGCGTTCGCGCCGGCGAGTTCACCTACTCCGGGGTGTACGACCTGTTCGTCAGCTCGCGGGCCGAACCGTCGGTCATCCGCGACGTGCTCGAGGTGGCGATCGAACTCGGCAAGAAGGGCCAGAAGGGCAAGCAGGTGGGGGCGCTGTTCGTCGTCGGCGACGCCGGGAAGGTGATGAACAAGTCGCGGTCGCTGTCGTACAACCCCTTCGAGAAGTCACACGTCCACGTCGGCGACCCCATCGTGAACGTGATGCTGAAGGAGTTCTCCCGGCTCGACGGCGCGTTCATCATCAGCGACTCGGGGAAGATCGTCTCCGCGTACCGCTACCTCGAACCCTCCGCGGAGGGCGTGGACATCCCGAAGGGACTCGGGGCGCGGCACATGGCCGCCGGGGCGATCACCCGCGACACGAACGCCATCGCCATCGCCCTCTCGGAGAGCGACGGGCTCGTGCGCGCGTTCAGCGGCGGCGAGTTGATACTCGAACTGGACCCGGAGGAGTACTGA